A part of Miscanthus floridulus cultivar M001 chromosome 6, ASM1932011v1, whole genome shotgun sequence genomic DNA contains:
- the LOC136460733 gene encoding uncharacterized protein, which produces MDHGLGEDHGKNGHGDDHGNANGESHEAPLLGPPLPPPPPPMTYAEMMAARRESSRALEMLAQAIGGFAHGGPGGNGGNEGGACGPERPCSYQDFLGTHPPTFTPIAEPLDVEHWLCILEQKFQLLNVTDEQKVRFATQQLLGSAGAWWDTFNAMQPVDHHVTWREFTTTFRQYYIPASLLNRKLSEFLELKQGNMTVMEYVNKFNYLTQYARTHVDTDEKMDRFNRGLSCILQEKLYTGGYQTFGALMNAAIAMEGLQHDSHAE; this is translated from the coding sequence ATGGACCATGGTCTTGGCGAAGACCACGGCAaaaatggtcatggcgatgatcatggcaatgccaatggggagagccatgaggccccactccttggtcctcctctgccaccaccaccgcctccgatgACATATGCCGAGATGATGGCTGCTCGTCGCGAGTCATCCCGTGCCCTGGAGATGTTGGCAcaagctattggtggcttcgcacatggaggccccggtggcaatGGCGGGAATGAGGGTGGTGCTTGCGGTCCCGAGAGGCCCTGTTCCTATCaggacttcttggggacacaccCGCCCACGTTCACGCCGATTGCTGAGCCTCTGGACGTTGAGCATTGGCtttgtattctagagcagaagtttcagctgctcaatgtgactgacgagcagaaggtgcgctttgccacACAACAACTTCTGGGATCTGCcggtgcttggtgggacactttcaacgccatgcagcctgtggaccaccatgtgacttggcggGAGTTTACCACTACTTTCCGTCAGTACTATATTCCTGCTAGTTTACTGAACAGGAAGCTGTCTGAGTTTCTAGAGctgaagcaaggaaacatgactgtgatggagtatgtgaacaagttcaactatCTTACACAAtatgctaggactcatgtggatactgatgagaagatggACCGTTTCAATcgtggtctctcttgcatcttgcaagagaagctgtatacagggggctatcagacctttggtgctttgatgaatgctgccattgctatggagggacttcagcatgATTCTCATGCTGAGTGA